One genomic window of Halovivax cerinus includes the following:
- a CDS encoding helix-turn-helix domain-containing protein: protein MTGYQATIVVDDPGGCPVAVAADELDAPVDSISRSSTRDAETVVEEFTVQDPDGSLAGTGEPDTLGNPESDEHTRERGHDVSLQTVAATDSERTYRFERDWSTACVCEVVEHGGNPVSSLRARDGALHVTVNAPDVDDLSETVTSLNAQFGGVRLQELTQSDGSGGSDPVLVDRARLTRRQRQVVETAHEMGYFDYPKGANAGEVAEALHISGSTFAEHLAAAQSKLLGAILDE from the coding sequence ATGACGGGGTACCAGGCCACGATCGTCGTCGACGACCCGGGCGGCTGTCCGGTCGCGGTCGCGGCGGACGAACTCGACGCGCCGGTCGACTCGATCTCGCGGTCGTCGACGCGCGACGCGGAGACGGTCGTCGAAGAGTTCACCGTCCAGGATCCGGACGGATCGCTCGCCGGCACCGGTGAACCGGACACCCTCGGGAACCCAGAATCTGACGAACACACCCGCGAACGGGGTCACGACGTCTCCTTGCAGACGGTCGCGGCGACCGATTCGGAGCGGACCTACCGGTTCGAGCGCGACTGGTCGACGGCCTGCGTCTGCGAAGTCGTCGAACACGGCGGGAACCCGGTCTCGTCACTCCGTGCGCGAGACGGCGCCCTCCACGTCACCGTCAACGCGCCCGACGTGGACGACCTCTCGGAGACGGTCACCAGCCTCAACGCACAGTTCGGCGGCGTACGGCTGCAGGAGCTGACTCAGAGCGACGGGAGCGGTGGGAGCGATCCCGTCCTCGTCGACCGCGCCCGCCTCACGCGGCGCCAGCGCCAGGTCGTCGAGACGGCCCACGAGATGGGCTACTTCGACTACCCGAAGGGCGCGAACGCAGGCGAGGTAGCCGAGGCACTCCACATCTCCGGGTCGACCTTCGCCGAGCACCTCGCGGCTGCCCAGTCGAAACTGCTGGGTGCGATTCTCGACGAGTGA
- a CDS encoding ABC transporter permease subunit, translating to MTWLTVAKKDFRDAVQSRALWALVAVFVVVSLLSSFAYVEAPELFGEPGGATFGGLLFFTAGIASLFVPIAAIVGCYKSVAGERELGSIKLLCSLPTTRGEVFAGKVLGRAAVLGFGLGVGLVVGLGFGAAMLGTLDVVAAITFLLVTLAFVAVYATIVVGISATTGSTSRATTLALGFFVVFELLWDAVVMGVLYVAGGFSMPNPATMPEWAFTVSQIPPSAAYFSGIVAALPDLASRANADPAQAGTEASAAGGEPFFASPEIGFVVLACWLLVPIVVGYVRFDGADL from the coding sequence GTGACCTGGCTCACGGTCGCGAAGAAGGACTTCCGGGACGCCGTCCAGTCGCGGGCGCTGTGGGCGCTCGTTGCGGTCTTCGTGGTCGTCTCGCTCCTCTCTTCGTTCGCGTACGTCGAAGCGCCGGAGCTGTTCGGCGAACCCGGCGGCGCGACGTTCGGCGGCCTCCTCTTCTTCACCGCCGGAATCGCGAGCCTGTTCGTCCCGATCGCGGCAATCGTCGGCTGCTACAAGTCCGTCGCTGGCGAACGCGAACTCGGCAGTATCAAACTGCTGTGCTCGCTGCCCACCACGCGCGGCGAGGTATTCGCGGGGAAGGTACTCGGACGGGCCGCGGTCCTCGGGTTCGGACTCGGCGTCGGGCTGGTCGTCGGCCTCGGCTTCGGCGCGGCGATGCTCGGCACACTCGACGTCGTCGCCGCGATCACGTTCTTGCTCGTGACGCTCGCGTTCGTCGCCGTCTACGCCACGATCGTCGTCGGCATCTCCGCGACGACGGGGTCGACGAGTCGGGCAACGACGCTCGCGCTCGGTTTCTTCGTCGTCTTCGAACTGCTGTGGGACGCCGTCGTCATGGGGGTCCTCTACGTCGCCGGCGGCTTCTCGATGCCGAATCCGGCGACGATGCCGGAGTGGGCGTTCACCGTGTCCCAGATTCCACCGTCGGCCGCGTACTTCTCCGGCATCGTCGCGGCGTTACCCGACCTCGCCTCGCGGGCGAACGCCGATCCCGCGCAGGCTGGCACCGAGGCGAGCGCCGCCGGCGGGGAGCCGTTCTTCGCGTCCCCGGAGATCGGGTTCGTCGTCCTCGCCTGCTGGCTGCTCGTCCCGATCGTCGTCGGCTACGTTCGGTTCGACGGCGCCGACCTCTAG
- a CDS encoding ABC transporter ATP-binding protein — protein sequence MAAIETSGLTKRFGDVVAVSDLDLVVEEGEIFGFLGPNGAGKSTTIDILLDFIRPTSGTVTVLGHDAQSEGRAVRQRTGVLPDAYHVYDRLTGRQHVEFALEMKGVEEDPVALLDRVNVADAADRKAGGYSKGMRQRLILAMALVGDPDLLVLDEPSTGLDPNGAREMREIIREENARGTTVFFSSHIMEQVEAVCDRVAIIDRGELVAVDTIDGLRDATETGETLYVSVADLDEGVREAVAGLDGVGSAAIDDGQLRLTIAGDSKFAVLESVDEIAAVQDFSVIESSLEDLFVRYTTETQEVES from the coding sequence ATGGCAGCGATTGAAACCAGCGGGCTGACGAAGCGCTTCGGCGACGTCGTCGCCGTCTCGGACCTCGACCTGGTCGTCGAGGAAGGCGAGATCTTCGGCTTCCTCGGACCGAATGGCGCCGGGAAGTCGACGACGATCGACATCCTGCTGGACTTCATCCGGCCCACGTCGGGGACGGTAACCGTCCTCGGTCACGACGCCCAGTCCGAGGGGCGCGCCGTCAGGCAGCGGACCGGCGTCCTCCCCGACGCCTACCACGTCTACGATCGACTCACCGGCCGCCAGCACGTCGAGTTCGCCCTGGAGATGAAGGGCGTCGAGGAAGACCCGGTGGCGCTGCTCGATCGGGTCAACGTCGCCGACGCGGCTGACCGGAAGGCCGGCGGCTACTCCAAGGGGATGCGCCAGCGGTTGATCCTCGCGATGGCCCTGGTGGGAGACCCGGATCTGCTCGTCCTCGACGAACCGTCGACCGGCCTGGATCCCAACGGCGCCCGCGAGATGCGCGAGATCATCCGCGAGGAGAACGCCCGCGGGACGACGGTCTTCTTCTCGAGTCACATCATGGAGCAAGTCGAAGCCGTCTGCGACCGCGTGGCGATCATCGACCGCGGGGAACTCGTCGCCGTCGACACCATCGACGGGCTGCGCGACGCGACGGAAACCGGGGAGACGCTGTACGTCTCCGTCGCCGACCTCGACGAGGGCGTTCGCGAGGCGGTCGCCGGCCTCGACGGCGTCGGGTCGGCCGCGATCGACGACGGCCAGCTCCGACTCACGATCGCGGGCGACTCGAAGTTCGCCGTCCTGGAGTCCGTCGACGAGATCGCCGCCGTTCAGGACTTCTCGGTGATCGAATCGTCGTTGGAGGATCTCTTCGTCCGCTACACGACCGAGACCCAGGAGGTGGAATCGTGA